The following are encoded together in the Pleurocapsa sp. FMAR1 genome:
- a CDS encoding DUF6909 family protein, whose product MTISVPSRTRAQESRAAIERIYVIMRHLFVRGHYKPGGVSGSALSEALLTLQPEIYGSMADGEKVELDGLAYVTARLPKGIERCRFIKLIAAEGYNNSSFEKIVPAKRRRNCYQVDEETMLIEVTRGRSEIYDILTHLTFIYIEADKIRAHALDDGHPTQEWLKLEKIVLEHSAGSSIEEAEIREQAISYTSTLLGRTFEETLAAERRFFQGEPYNNSLFQIVYWLGRVAIEEMQHNCDRQVTFSSALRERIGNHIHGEKWATEVKKFLWLHNLWQRPLHIISANLHSILNCLYAFPALKYRLEKEETIEKIARELSLPENATLNQEVLEFALQKGMYFLEDRAGTNIHVQIFDISLLPLDLLSPELKVNRALVEAEPVILVMDYAFGEQAFELFDELLKPYKTEGISQKLNLYSISVMGKAGTLVGNRGDLMLPTAHIFEGTADNYPFNNDMSQSDFEQVEIPVHEGALLTVLGTSLQNADVLEYFRSSSWNVVGLEMEGAHLQKAIQAAAKIRKSINENVILRYVYYASDNPLMTNATLASGSLGQSGVKPTYAIALKFLQKILGHSKSCL is encoded by the coding sequence ATGACTATATCAGTGCCTTCTCGCACTCGCGCCCAAGAATCTAGAGCAGCGATCGAGCGAATTTATGTAATTATGCGCCATTTGTTTGTGCGTGGACACTATAAGCCTGGTGGTGTTTCGGGTTCGGCTTTGAGTGAGGCTTTACTAACTTTGCAGCCCGAAATTTATGGATCAATGGCTGACGGGGAAAAAGTAGAGCTAGACGGACTGGCTTATGTAACTGCTCGTTTACCAAAAGGGATTGAAAGGTGTCGTTTCATTAAGCTAATTGCAGCCGAAGGCTATAACAATTCCAGTTTTGAAAAAATTGTTCCTGCTAAACGTCGTCGCAACTGCTATCAAGTCGATGAAGAAACAATGTTGATTGAGGTGACTAGAGGGCGTAGCGAGATTTATGATATTCTTACTCATCTTACTTTTATTTATATCGAAGCCGACAAAATTAGGGCGCACGCTTTAGATGATGGTCATCCTACTCAAGAGTGGCTCAAGTTAGAAAAAATAGTTTTAGAGCATTCAGCAGGTTCTTCTATTGAGGAGGCTGAAATTAGAGAACAGGCTATTTCTTACACCAGCACTTTATTAGGTCGCACTTTTGAAGAGACGCTAGCAGCAGAGCGTCGGTTTTTTCAAGGCGAACCCTATAATAATAGTTTATTTCAAATAGTTTACTGGTTGGGAAGAGTCGCGATTGAAGAAATGCAGCATAATTGCGATCGCCAAGTTACCTTTAGTTCAGCATTACGAGAACGAATTGGTAATCATATCCATGGCGAAAAATGGGCAACGGAGGTAAAGAAGTTTCTCTGGTTACATAATTTATGGCAGCGTCCTTTACATATTATTAGTGCTAATTTGCACAGTATTCTTAATTGTCTTTATGCCTTTCCCGCATTAAAATACAGGCTAGAAAAGGAAGAAACCATCGAAAAAATTGCTCGTGAGCTTAGTCTGCCCGAAAATGCTACTCTCAATCAAGAAGTACTGGAATTTGCGCTACAGAAGGGAATGTATTTTCTTGAAGATCGAGCGGGGACAAATATTCATGTGCAGATTTTTGATATTTCTTTATTACCTCTAGATCTGCTTTCCCCTGAATTAAAAGTAAATCGAGCCTTGGTAGAAGCAGAACCAGTAATTCTAGTGATGGATTATGCTTTTGGCGAACAAGCCTTTGAGCTTTTTGATGAGTTGCTTAAGCCTTATAAAACTGAGGGAATATCTCAAAAACTAAATCTTTACTCAATTTCCGTGATGGGTAAAGCAGGAACTTTAGTCGGCAACAGGGGAGATTTAATGTTGCCAACAGCTCATATTTTTGAAGGTACAGCCGACAATTATCCTTTTAATAATGACATGAGCCAGTCAGACTTTGAACAAGTAGAAATCCCTGTTCACGAAGGAGCTTTGTTGACCGTTTTGGGAACTTCCCTGCAAAATGCCGATGTCTTAGAATATTTTAGAAGTTCTTCTTGGAATGTTGTCGGCTTGGAAATGGAAGGAGCGCATTTACAAAAGGCAATTCAAGCAGCAGCAAAAATTCGTAAGAGCATTAATGAAAATGTCATCTTGCGCTATGTTTACTATGCTTCGGATAATCCCTTGATGACTAACGCTACATTAGCATCAGGAAGCCTGGGACAAAGCGGAGTCAAGCCGACTTATGCGATCGCTCTAAAATTCCTGCAAAAGATTTTAGGTCATTCAAAGTCATGTTTATGA
- a CDS encoding HNH endonuclease, with the protein MSSNYIPAGLKREVCKRANHSCEYCLIPEAFSFAAHEIDHIIAKKHGGQTTLENLALSCSICNKHKGSDLASIDPATNKLTALYNPRKNEWQKHFHLQDIKITPLTPQARVTVRLLQLNRQERIEERKLLIEAGILKSLGI; encoded by the coding sequence ATGAGCAGTAATTATATTCCTGCTGGATTAAAACGGGAGGTATGTAAGCGAGCTAATCATAGTTGCGAATATTGTTTGATTCCTGAAGCCTTTTCTTTTGCAGCCCACGAAATCGATCATATCATTGCCAAAAAGCATGGGGGTCAAACTACCTTAGAAAACTTGGCTCTTTCTTGCTCAATTTGTAATAAACATAAAGGAAGCGATCTAGCTTCTATCGATCCAGCCACAAATAAACTTACTGCTCTTTATAATCCCCGTAAAAATGAGTGGCAGAAACATTTTCATCTACAAGATATCAAAATAACCCCTTTAACTCCTCAAGCTAGAGTAACAGTTCGTTTACTACAGTTGAATCGCCAGGAAAGAATTGAAGAACGTAAATTATTGATAGAAGCAGGAATTTTAAAATCATTAGGAATCTAA
- a CDS encoding UbiD family decarboxylase translates to MARDLRGFIKILESKGQLRRISALVDPDLEIAEISNRMLQAGGPGLLFENVKGSPFPVAVNLMGTVERICWSMNMEAPEELETLGSKLAMLQQPKPPKKIKQAVDFGKVLFDVLKAKPGRDFFPPCHQVVLEGEEVDLNKVPMIRPYSGDGGKIITLGLVITKDIETGTPNVGVYRLQLQSKTTMTVHWLSVRGGARHLRKAAEAGKKLEVAIALGVDPMIIMAAATPIPVDLSEWLFAGLYGGSGVKLAKCKTVDLEVPADSEFVLEGTITPGEMLPDGPFGDHMGYYGGVEDSPLVRFHCMTHRKDPIYLTTFSGRPPKEEAMMAIALNRIYTPILRQQVSEIVDFFLPMEALSYKAAIISIDKAYPGQARRAALAFWSALPQFTYTKFVIVVDKDINVRDPRQVVWAISSKVDPVRDVFILPDTPFDTLDFASEKIGLGGRMGIDATTKIPPETDHEWGEPLESDADTGAMVTRRWQEYGLGDIDLTEVDANLFGYDMK, encoded by the coding sequence ATGGCTAGAGACTTACGGGGATTTATTAAAATTTTAGAATCGAAAGGACAGCTTAGACGCATCTCAGCGTTGGTCGATCCAGATTTAGAAATTGCCGAGATTTCTAATCGAATGTTACAGGCTGGTGGACCTGGATTACTGTTCGAGAATGTGAAAGGCTCTCCCTTTCCCGTAGCAGTAAACCTTATGGGTACAGTAGAGCGAATCTGCTGGTCAATGAATATGGAAGCCCCAGAAGAATTAGAAACTTTGGGGTCAAAACTAGCCATGCTACAGCAACCCAAGCCACCTAAGAAAATTAAACAAGCCGTGGATTTTGGCAAGGTGCTGTTCGATGTTTTAAAAGCTAAACCAGGACGAGATTTCTTTCCTCCCTGCCATCAGGTAGTTTTAGAAGGAGAAGAAGTAGACCTAAATAAAGTGCCGATGATCCGTCCTTATAGTGGAGATGGAGGCAAAATTATCACCTTGGGGTTGGTAATTACCAAAGATATAGAAACTGGTACGCCTAACGTGGGCGTGTATCGACTCCAGCTACAGTCTAAAACTACCATGACGGTTCATTGGCTATCGGTGCGGGGTGGGGCAAGACACCTGCGTAAAGCAGCCGAAGCAGGTAAAAAATTAGAAGTTGCGATCGCCTTGGGAGTCGATCCGATGATTATCATGGCAGCAGCCACACCCATTCCTGTCGATCTATCTGAGTGGTTGTTTGCAGGGTTGTATGGCGGTAGCGGGGTCAAGCTAGCTAAATGTAAAACTGTCGATTTAGAAGTGCCAGCAGATTCAGAATTTGTCTTAGAAGGCACAATTACCCCAGGAGAAATGTTGCCTGATGGTCCTTTTGGCGATCACATGGGCTATTACGGCGGTGTGGAAGATTCGCCCCTGGTGCGTTTCCACTGTATGACTCACCGTAAAGATCCGATCTATTTAACAACCTTTAGTGGTCGTCCCCCCAAAGAAGAAGCAATGATGGCGATCGCGCTTAATCGGATTTATACTCCTATTTTGCGCCAGCAAGTCTCAGAAATAGTAGATTTCTTTCTACCCATGGAGGCTTTAAGCTACAAAGCAGCGATTATCTCTATTGATAAAGCATATCCAGGACAAGCCCGCAGGGCAGCCCTAGCATTCTGGAGTGCCTTGCCTCAATTTACCTATACTAAGTTTGTGATTGTGGTCGATAAAGATATTAATGTCCGCGATCCTCGTCAGGTAGTTTGGGCAATTAGTTCTAAAGTCGATCCTGTCCGCGATGTCTTTATTTTGCCAGATACCCCCTTTGACACCCTAGATTTTGCCAGTGAAAAAATAGGTTTAGGCGGACGCATGGGTATAGATGCCACTACTAAAATTCCTCCTGAAACTGACCATGAATGGGGTGAACCACTTGAATCTGATGCCGATACGGGAGCGATGGTAACTAGACGCTGGCAAGAATACGGTTTAGGAGATATTGATTTAACAGAAGTGGATGCTAATTTATTTGGTTACGACATGAAGTGA
- a CDS encoding TIGR00341 family protein has product MNLRLIKFFLPLAEEKNIKQLLSSYPWLETESIFRSQHQLLVNILLEEEQVETVVADLKQKLAHLPDLELLLLPAETIPSQANIQSPKSSDKHQDKPIYQHEVYTQIFESTYLNSTEVSLVILSTAIAAIGLVEGNQVVIIGAMVIAPLLKPNMALGVATTFGDLSLAVRTIRVGLTQILISLVLSILLGMFVSVDLGMEEIAIRTSVNLSDVVLAFASGVAGAISLTAGEQKAVVGVMVSVALLPPLVVLGMLIGSGLWGSAIETFVLVSTNIVCLNLAAIATFWVRDVRPQQWWQKFQANKITGIATAFWLIILALLISVIFMFQFNEVNASSFFSEQSTVYYTNIK; this is encoded by the coding sequence ATGAATCTGCGCTTAATTAAATTTTTCTTGCCCTTAGCTGAAGAAAAAAATATAAAACAATTGCTGTCTTCTTATCCTTGGTTAGAAACAGAATCTATTTTTAGATCGCAACATCAACTTTTGGTCAACATCTTGCTTGAGGAAGAACAGGTTGAGACGGTAGTTGCCGATTTGAAGCAAAAATTAGCACACCTTCCAGACCTTGAACTACTTCTATTGCCAGCAGAAACCATACCAAGTCAAGCAAATATTCAATCGCCGAAATCCTCCGACAAACATCAAGACAAGCCTATCTATCAGCACGAAGTTTACACTCAAATATTTGAAAGCACTTATCTTAACAGCACCGAAGTTTCACTAGTTATTCTGTCTACGGCGATCGCTGCTATCGGTTTAGTGGAGGGAAATCAAGTAGTAATTATTGGGGCTATGGTCATCGCCCCTTTGCTCAAACCCAACATGGCATTAGGCGTAGCTACTACTTTTGGCGATTTATCCTTGGCAGTTAGAACCATACGAGTTGGTTTGACACAAATTCTAATATCTCTGGTACTGTCAATTTTATTAGGTATGTTTGTGTCAGTGGATCTGGGGATGGAGGAAATTGCCATCAGAACTAGCGTAAATCTTTCTGATGTTGTTTTAGCTTTTGCTTCAGGAGTAGCTGGAGCAATTTCTTTGACAGCAGGAGAGCAAAAAGCAGTAGTAGGAGTTATGGTTTCAGTAGCACTGTTGCCTCCTCTAGTAGTTTTAGGAATGCTAATTGGCTCTGGGCTATGGGGATCTGCTATTGAAACATTTGTTTTGGTGTCTACTAATATTGTTTGTCTAAATTTAGCTGCGATCGCAACTTTTTGGGTACGGGATGTTCGTCCCCAGCAATGGTGGCAAAAATTTCAGGCTAATAAAATAACTGGAATTGCTACTGCTTTTTGGTTAATTATTCTAGCTTTATTAATTAGCGTTATTTTTATGTTTCAGTTTAACGAAGTAAATGCAAGTTCTTTTTTTTCTGAGCAAAGTACTGTTTACTATACGAACATTAAGTAG
- a CDS encoding carbonic anhydrase, giving the protein MKKSKLWQRQLLAGAIFLTATLMIIVNPGLSLADENKPDWEYGGSNNPTHWSELSSEFKSCELGSNQSPINITTTQKGKAAAIEFDYHPSTVEVINNGHTIQANYEPGSTVKIDGQVYDLLQFHFHTPSEHEIEGKSAAMELHFVHKNKAGKLAVVGVMMDAGAENPLIASVWDDIPTDNKAEKGNKITLDAAKLLPKDKTFVSYSGSLTTPPCSEQVSWNILSKPIEVSSEQIETFESIYSYNARPIQPLNGRSVELHED; this is encoded by the coding sequence ATGAAAAAGAGTAAATTGTGGCAACGTCAGCTTTTGGCTGGTGCGATATTTCTAACTGCTACATTAATGATTATTGTCAATCCTGGTTTATCATTAGCAGACGAAAATAAACCAGATTGGGAATACGGAGGATCTAATAACCCAACCCACTGGAGTGAACTATCATCTGAATTCAAATCTTGTGAATTAGGTAGCAATCAGTCTCCTATTAATATAACCACGACTCAAAAAGGAAAAGCTGCTGCAATTGAATTTGACTATCACCCCAGTACTGTAGAAGTAATTAATAATGGTCATACTATTCAAGCCAACTACGAACCTGGTAGTACTGTTAAAATCGACGGACAAGTTTACGACTTACTACAGTTTCATTTCCATACTCCTAGTGAACACGAAATTGAAGGCAAGTCTGCTGCTATGGAACTGCACTTTGTCCATAAAAATAAAGCGGGAAAACTGGCTGTAGTCGGTGTAATGATGGATGCAGGAGCAGAAAATCCTCTAATTGCCAGCGTTTGGGATGACATACCTACCGATAATAAAGCAGAAAAAGGCAATAAAATCACCCTTGATGCTGCCAAACTCTTGCCAAAAGATAAAACCTTTGTCAGTTATTCTGGTTCGCTAACAACTCCCCCCTGTAGTGAACAGGTAAGCTGGAATATATTGTCAAAGCCTATAGAAGTTTCGTCAGAACAAATCGAAACTTTTGAAAGCATTTATTCCTACAATGCCAGACCTATTCAACCGTTGAATGGTCGTTCAGTAGAACTACATGAGGATTAA
- a CDS encoding DnaJ C-terminal domain-containing protein — MSSTEFKDYYAILGIQKTASADEIKKKFRKLALKYHPDRNQGNKVAEAKFKEVSEAYEVLSDADKRAKYDRFGKYWEHSAATGYSSNTTSTTNTQVDFGGTDFSQYGNFEEFINELLGRFSTPGTDNGNQTYSYRTSNKSNTTGSYSNSNFDSTYQDINDFNQQSKPVNSEASINLTFSEAFRGTIKRLNLGTESLEARIPAGVKPGTRIRLAGKGQKSTYGQQRGDLYLNVKLNSHPFFGFEGDNLVCEVPIAPDEAVLGASISIPTPDGIVRMKVPAGIRSGQVLRLKGKGWSSPQGSRTDQLVRIVIATPKQITNQEREYYQKIRDIRSDKPRDSLRGISL, encoded by the coding sequence ATGTCTTCCACTGAATTTAAAGATTACTATGCTATTTTGGGAATCCAAAAAACAGCAAGTGCAGATGAAATCAAAAAAAAGTTTCGTAAGCTAGCTTTAAAATATCATCCCGATCGCAATCAAGGAAACAAAGTAGCCGAAGCTAAATTCAAGGAAGTCAGCGAAGCTTATGAAGTGCTTTCTGATGCTGATAAACGCGCCAAATACGATCGCTTTGGCAAGTATTGGGAACATAGTGCGGCTACAGGGTATTCTAGCAACACTACATCCACTACTAATACTCAAGTTGACTTTGGTGGCACAGATTTTAGCCAATACGGTAACTTTGAAGAGTTTATTAATGAGCTTTTGGGACGTTTTTCTACTCCTGGTACAGACAATGGCAATCAAACTTATTCTTATCGAACTTCTAACAAAAGTAATACCACGGGGTCATATTCCAACAGCAATTTTGATAGCACTTATCAAGACATTAACGATTTCAATCAGCAATCTAAACCAGTCAATAGCGAAGCTAGTATTAATCTAACCTTCTCTGAAGCATTTAGAGGTACTATTAAACGTCTAAACTTAGGCACAGAGTCTTTAGAGGCTCGGATTCCTGCTGGTGTTAAACCAGGTACTCGTATACGTTTAGCGGGAAAAGGACAAAAGAGTACTTATGGTCAACAAAGAGGAGATTTGTATCTCAACGTTAAGTTAAATTCCCATCCCTTCTTTGGCTTTGAGGGCGATAACTTAGTTTGCGAAGTACCTATTGCCCCCGATGAGGCAGTTTTAGGTGCATCTATTAGCATTCCTACCCCCGATGGCATAGTCAGGATGAAAGTTCCTGCGGGAATTCGTTCAGGTCAGGTATTGCGACTAAAAGGCAAGGGTTGGTCTTCTCCTCAAGGCAGTCGTACCGATCAGCTAGTACGTATTGTTATTGCTACTCCAAAACAAATTACTAACCAAGAAAGAGAATATTATCAAAAAATTCGCGATATTCGTAGCGACAAACCCCGTGACAGTCTACGAGGAATCAGCCTTTAA
- a CDS encoding glucose-1-phosphate adenylyltransferase: MKRVLGIILGGGAGTRLYPLTKLRAKPAVPLASKYRLIDIPVSNCINSEILKIYVLTQFNSASLNRHLNRSYNVSGFREGFVEVLSAQQTKDNSGWFQGTADAVRQYIDSIKAWDVDEIIILSGDHLYRMDYSHFIQHHRQTKADITLSVVPIDDRRASSFGLMKIDDQGRIIDFAEKPKGEDLKKMQVDTTVLGLTSEKAKQSPYIASMGIYVFKKDVLIDLLESNLDQTDFGNEIIPGAAKDHNLQAYLFKGYWEDIGTIESFYEANLALTKQPHPDFSFYDEKYPIYTRSRYLPPTKLLDCQISESMIGEGCILKNCHVNHSVIGVRTRIEGNCTIEDTLIMGADFYEPFAERNSGLQSGGVPVGIGEGTTVRHAIVDKNARIGRNVQIINKDRVEESQKEDEGFYIRSGIVVILKNATIADNTVI; encoded by the coding sequence GTGAAAAGAGTATTAGGTATTATTCTTGGAGGCGGTGCAGGTACTCGTTTATATCCCCTGACCAAGTTAAGGGCAAAACCAGCAGTACCTCTAGCCAGTAAATATCGTTTAATCGACATTCCCGTCAGTAACTGTATAAATTCAGAGATTCTCAAAATTTATGTTCTGACTCAATTTAATTCAGCTTCTCTTAATCGACATTTAAACCGCAGTTATAATGTTTCTGGGTTTAGAGAAGGCTTTGTAGAGGTATTATCAGCACAACAAACCAAAGACAATTCTGGTTGGTTTCAAGGTACTGCTGATGCTGTTCGTCAATATATTGATTCGATCAAGGCTTGGGATGTTGACGAAATAATCATTCTTTCAGGCGATCATCTCTATCGTATGGACTACAGCCATTTTATCCAGCATCATCGGCAAACCAAAGCGGATATTACCTTATCCGTAGTGCCAATAGACGATCGCAGAGCTTCTAGTTTTGGTTTGATGAAAATCGATGATCAGGGTAGGATTATCGATTTTGCCGAGAAACCCAAAGGGGAAGACCTCAAAAAAATGCAGGTAGATACAACCGTATTAGGTCTGACATCTGAAAAAGCTAAACAAAGTCCTTATATTGCTTCTATGGGGATTTATGTCTTCAAAAAAGACGTTTTAATCGATTTATTAGAAAGTAACTTAGACCAAACTGACTTTGGTAACGAAATTATTCCTGGTGCAGCTAAAGACCACAATCTTCAGGCTTACTTATTTAAGGGATATTGGGAAGATATTGGAACAATTGAATCTTTTTACGAAGCTAATTTGGCTCTTACCAAGCAGCCTCATCCTGATTTTAGCTTTTATGATGAGAAATATCCTATCTACACCCGTTCTCGCTATTTGCCACCAACTAAGCTCCTTGATTGTCAAATTAGCGAATCCATGATTGGCGAAGGATGTATCCTTAAAAACTGTCATGTTAACCATTCTGTAATTGGTGTGAGAACTAGGATTGAGGGCAATTGCACCATTGAAGATACTCTGATTATGGGGGCTGATTTTTATGAGCCTTTTGCAGAAAGAAATTCTGGTTTGCAAAGCGGAGGAGTTCCTGTAGGAATTGGCGAAGGAACAACGGTGCGTCATGCGATCGTCGATAAGAACGCACGTATTGGTCGTAATGTGCAGATTATCAACAAAGATCGGGTTGAAGAATCTCAAAAAGAAGATGAAGGCTTTTATATTCGTAGCGGTATTGTTGTCATTCTCAAAAATGCAACGATCGCAGATAACACGGTTATCTAA
- a CDS encoding SufE family protein, which produces MSSAETSLPPKLEKIVERFKRRSNPKQKYEQLLWYAKKLPAMPEAAKTDNNKVKGCVSQVYITASLENGRVCYQGDSDAQLVKGLVAFLIEGLNDLPPEEIMQVEPDFIEDTGLKVSLTPSRANGFFNIFQMMKKKALGFSLGTLEH; this is translated from the coding sequence ATGTCATCAGCAGAAACATCATTACCTCCCAAGCTAGAGAAAATAGTTGAACGCTTTAAACGTCGCTCAAACCCCAAACAAAAATATGAGCAATTGCTTTGGTATGCTAAAAAGCTGCCAGCAATGCCTGAGGCAGCCAAAACAGATAACAATAAGGTCAAAGGGTGTGTATCACAGGTATATATCACTGCCAGCCTGGAAAATGGCAGGGTGTGTTATCAGGGTGATTCTGATGCTCAACTGGTTAAAGGTTTGGTAGCTTTCTTAATTGAAGGGCTAAATGATTTACCCCCCGAAGAGATTATGCAGGTAGAACCTGATTTTATTGAAGATACAGGGTTAAAGGTCAGTCTTACCCCTTCTCGCGCTAATGGTTTCTTTAACATTTTTCAAATGATGAAGAAAAAAGCTCTTGGTTTTAGTTTAGGCACCCTCGAACATTAA
- a CDS encoding transcriptional repressor, whose amino-acid sequence MAYYTADSLKAELNSKGWRMTPQREKILHLFQNLPKGDHLSAEELHALLEQRSESISLSTIYRSVKLMARMGILRELELAEGHKHYELNQPYPHHHHHVVCIQCNNTIEFRDDTILKHSLKQCKKEGFQLIDCQLTVMTICPEAIRKGWPSALPTDWCCTRVISEREAKEETRKLTQ is encoded by the coding sequence ATGGCTTACTACACGGCAGATTCCCTAAAAGCAGAACTCAACTCTAAAGGCTGGCGCATGACTCCACAAAGGGAAAAAATTCTCCATCTGTTTCAAAATCTTCCTAAAGGCGATCACTTGAGCGCAGAAGAGTTACACGCTCTTCTAGAACAGCGAAGTGAGTCTATTAGCTTATCTACAATTTATCGCAGCGTAAAGCTAATGGCGCGCATGGGTATTCTGCGAGAATTAGAACTAGCAGAAGGACACAAACATTATGAACTGAATCAACCTTATCCTCATCATCACCATCACGTTGTCTGCATCCAATGTAATAACACTATTGAATTTAGAGACGATACGATTTTAAAACACAGTTTAAAGCAGTGTAAGAAAGAAGGATTTCAACTTATTGATTGTCAGTTAACGGTGATGACTATTTGCCCAGAAGCTATTCGCAAAGGATGGCCATCTGCTTTGCCTACAGACTGGTGCTGTACTCGTGTAATTTCTGAAAGAGAAGCTAAAGAAGAGACAAGAAAGTTAACTCAGTAG